In bacterium, a single genomic region encodes these proteins:
- a CDS encoding sugar phosphate nucleotidyltransferase, translating into MKGVILAGGNGRRLAPITNVTNKHLLPIYDKPMIYYPLSTLVGAGLTEILVVCGREHAGNFVNLLGTGKEHGVRFSYAVQEAAGGIAQALALAADFAHGDSLMVILGDNLFEENFKKSAQAFAKKGKGAKIFLKSVPDPERFGVAYLEKGRVVRIEEKPKKPTSNLITTGLYMYDGAVFDLVKNLAPSKRGELEITDLNNMYVQKGLMSYDILKGDWTDAGTFDSLLHAAKLAAAKFGKGPDARLV; encoded by the coding sequence ATGAAAGGAGTCATTCTTGCGGGAGGAAACGGCAGACGGCTTGCGCCGATTACGAACGTCACCAACAAGCACTTGTTGCCGATTTACGATAAGCCGATGATTTATTATCCGCTGTCCACTCTGGTCGGCGCGGGACTTACGGAAATTCTTGTTGTGTGCGGACGCGAACATGCTGGCAACTTTGTGAACTTGCTCGGCACCGGCAAAGAGCATGGTGTGCGGTTCTCTTATGCCGTGCAGGAGGCCGCCGGAGGCATTGCGCAAGCGTTGGCGCTCGCGGCTGATTTTGCGCATGGCGATTCGCTGATGGTGATTCTTGGTGACAACCTTTTTGAGGAAAATTTTAAGAAATCCGCGCAGGCATTCGCGAAAAAGGGAAAAGGAGCGAAGATTTTTTTGAAATCAGTTCCGGATCCGGAGCGGTTCGGTGTGGCGTATCTTGAAAAAGGCAGAGTCGTACGTATTGAGGAAAAGCCGAAGAAGCCCACGTCAAACCTCATTACCACCGGTCTCTATATGTATGACGGGGCTGTGTTTGATCTCGTAAAGAACCTGGCGCCTTCAAAGCGTGGCGAATTGGAGATCACTGACCTCAACAATATGTATGTGCAAAAGGGGCTGATGTCGTACGATATCTTGAAAGGCGATTGGACCGACGCGGGTACGTTTGATTCCTTGCTTCACGCAGCCAAGCTAGCGGCGGCAAAGTTCGGCAAGGGTCCCGACGCGAGACTCGTTTAG